The window AAAAATTCGGATTTCTCTTTCAGGGCGCGGCGCTGTTCGACTCGTTGACCGTCGCCGAAAACATCGCGTTCGGACTCAAGAATCTGCGCCCCGACATTTCCGGAAACGAAGTTTCCCAGAGAGTCAGATGGTGTCTTGAAAACGTGGGCTTAAAAAACATAGAGCATTTGAAACCCGCGGAACTCTCCGGCGGAATGAAAAAGCGCGTCGGCCTGGCCCGCGCCATAGCCACGGAGCCGAAATACATACTTTACGACGAGCCGACGACGGGCCTCGACCCGATAAAGGCCGACCTTATAACGGATTTGATACTGAAACTTCAGCACAACCTTAAAATAACTTCCATAGTGGTTACTCACGATATGGTCGCGGCATACAAGGTATCCAACCGCGTAGCGATGCTTTACGACGGAAAGATAGTCGAGATAGGATCGCCGGACGAGATAAAAAATACCCGCAATGAAATCGTCCGGCAGTTCATAGAGGGTCACACCGAAGAAAAGGTGTGAAAATTGTATAATCAGCGATAATGAATAAGGAAACGAGACTCGGATTATTCCTGCTCGCCGCCGTCGCGGCTTTCGTCACGGTTATAACGAT is drawn from Elusimicrobia bacterium HGW-Elusimicrobia-1 and contains these coding sequences:
- a CDS encoding ABC transporter ATP-binding protein, coding for MIKISGVHKSFNSNHVLRGTSLDILDGETITIIGASGGGKSVLLKCMVGLLQVDDGDIFADEHRITGLEDDALWEVQKKFGFLFQGAALFDSLTVAENIAFGLKNLRPDISGNEVSQRVRWCLENVGLKNIEHLKPAELSGGMKKRVGLARAIATEPKYILYDEPTTGLDPIKADLITDLILKLQHNLKITSIVVTHDMVAAYKVSNRVAMLYDGKIVEIGSPDEIKNTRNEIVRQFIEGHTEEKV